A single genomic interval of Vulpes vulpes isolate BD-2025 chromosome 3, VulVul3, whole genome shotgun sequence harbors:
- the MBLAC1 gene encoding metallo-beta-lactamase domain-containing protein 1 has translation MSGLVRTEPLRGEPPVLVRGDRYSVVVLLQGYAEPEGVDDAVRADGSVTLVLPQAWSSASSHREAPPEGGGAKTALEEAARGPILVDTGGPWAQEALLGALAGQGVAPGDVTLVVGTHGHSDHIGNLGLFPTAALLVSHDFCLPGGRYLPHGLGEELPLRLGPGLEVWATPGHGGQRDVSVVVAGTALGTVVVAGDVFERSGDEDSWQALSEDPVAQDRSRKRVLGIADVVVPGHGAPFRVIREAPQPRN, from the coding sequence ATGAGCGGTCTAGTGCGGACCGAGCCGCTGCGCGGGGAGCCGCCCGTGCTGGTGCGCGGCGACCGCTACTCCGTGGTGGTCCTGCTGCAGGGCTACGCGGAGCCCGAGGGGGTAGACGACGCGGTCCGGGCGGACGGCTCCGTGACGCTCGTGCTGCCTCAGGCCTGGAGCTCAGCCTCCAGCCACCGAGAGGCCCCGCCCGAGGGCGGTGGGGCGAAAACCGCCCTGGAGGAGGCGGCCCGGGGGCCCATCCTCGTGGACACTGGGGGCCCCTGGGCTCAGGAGGCGCTCCTGGGGGCCCTGGCGGGACAGGGCGTGGCCCCCGGAGACGTGACTCTCGTGGTGGGCACCCACGGACACTCGGATCACATCGGGAACCTGGGGCTTTTTCCCACGGCGGCTCTGCTGGTCTCCCACGACTTCTGCCTCCCGGGGGGCCGCTACCTCCCCCATGGGCTGGGTGAGGAGCTGCCCCTGCGCCTGGGCCCGGGGCTCGAGGTGTGGGCCACGCCGGGCCATGGGGGCCAGCGGGACGTGAGTGTGGTGGTGGCGGGCACGGCCCTGGGCACCGTGGTGGTGGCGGGCGATGTGTTTGAACGCAGTGGAGACGAAGACTCATGGCAAGCGCTGAGCGAAGACCCGGTGGCCCAGGATCGCAGCCGTAAGAGGGTCCTAGGCATTGCGGATGTGGTCGTGCCTGGTCACGGAGCCCCCTTTAGGGTGATCAGGGAAGCCCCTCAGCCAAGGAACTGA